One genomic region from Oncorhynchus gorbuscha isolate QuinsamMale2020 ecotype Even-year linkage group LG13, OgorEven_v1.0, whole genome shotgun sequence encodes:
- the neil3 gene encoding endonuclease 8-like 3 isoform X2, with protein MVEGPGCTLNGEKIRSKVQRGQKVKEFRGSLTTNTQIFMGCQYTGVETLGKELFMYFGQRALRVHFGMDGSMRINPTDIKSRKGSPPVLEIHLTNDTVSFFDSTVEIRLTEDCEQRMRAMESLDVCSCKFSFSHAEETVRRQSCRMLCDVLLDQAVLPGVGNIIKNEALFDSGLHPSVKVNQLTDTQLHHLVKMTRDFTLLFYKCRKTGSALNKHYKVYKRPQCGQCNGAVTVCRLGANGRMTYFCDRCQTGDPSEVNVSKLPTRNTLVGWAYQGSMGSNDHVAKREEEEWACQLCTLINQPMSKACDACLTPRPELPKDNASLESSPFTRDLIKYPCNAFSKPQEGLKVNRRAAFGNTTLMFTDLSPKASRVNSPLPLSSTNSQLNSTARGLSKHNVCQGKRSSPNYASGGWQDKSVELSKGESTMVSYSQPHKKMRIDHSPFSVSNKPQNGTHHNLSPPQNNAPTGSTQTQSPPSNPCCVSHGRPSVLRLVTKQGDNKGRQFYTCSLPRETQCKFFEWADTHFPFCNHAKRCLMRTVLKLGPNNGRNFYVCSFTKGKQCDFFQWAENGPGISILPGC; from the exons ATGGTTGAGGGTCCAGGATGCACATTGAATGGAGAAAAGATCCGCTCGAAGGTCCAAAGAGGACAGAAGGTGAAAGAATTCAGGGGAAGCTTGACGACAAACACACAA ATATTCATGGGCTGTCAATACACAGGAGTTGAGACCCTTGGAAAGGAACTCTTCATGTACTTTGGCCAAAGAGCTCTGAG AGTCCACTTTGGTATGGATGGCTCTATGCGAATCAACCCCACTGACATCAAAAGCAGAAAGGGATCACCCCCTGTGCTGGAGATCCACCTGACCAATGACACAGTCTCCTTCTTTGACTCTACTGTGGAAATCAG ACTGACGGAGGACTGTGAACAGAGAATGAGAGCTATGGAGAGTCTGGATGTTTGCTCCTGTAAATTCAGCTTCTCCCACGCGGAGGAGActgtgaggaggcagagctgCAGGATGCTGTGTGATGTACTCCTAGACCAGGCCGTCCTACCAGGAGTGGGAAACATCATTAAGAACGAAGCCCTGTTTGACTCCGGTCTTCACCCTTCTGTTAAA GTCAATCAACTCACGGATACCCAGCTCCACCATCTTGTGAAAATGACACGAGATTTCACCCTCCTATTTTACAAG TGCCGTAAGACAGGCTCCGCTCTCAACAAACACTACAAGGTCTACAAACGGCCTCAGTGTGGTCAGTGCAATGGGGCCGTCACCGTCTGTCGCCTCGGGGCCAACGGAAGGATGACGTACTTCTGCGACCGCTGCCAGACTGGGGACCCAAGTGAGGTTAACGTGAG CAAACTCCCAACCAGGAACACATTAGTTGGCTGGGCTTACCAAGGCAGCATGGGGAGCAACGATCATGTGGccaagagggaggaagaggagtgggccTGTCAACTCTGCACTCTGATCAACCAGCCTATGAGCAAGGCCTGTGATGCCTGCCTGACCCCAAGGCCTGAGC TCCCCAAAGACAATGCCAGCCTCGAGAGTTCACCCTTCACCAGAGATCTGATCAAGTACCCCTGCAATGCCTTCTCCAAACCACAAGAGGGCCTGAAAGTCAACCGCAGGGCCGCATTCGGGAACACCACCCTGATGTTCACCGACCTCAGCCCAAAGGCGAGCCGCGTCAACTCTCCCCTTCCTCTATCCTCCACCAACAGTCAGTTAAATTCCACAGCAAGAGGTTTAAGTAAACACAATGTCTGCCAGGGAAAAAGAAGTAGTCCAAATTATGCCTCTGGTGGCTGGCAGGACAAAAGCGTGGAGCTCTCCAAAGGGGAATCAACAATGGTCTCCTACAGTCAGCCGCACAAGAAAATGAGAATTGATCACAGTCCCTTTTCTGTCAGTAACAAACCTCAAAATGGAACCCACCATAATTTGAG TCCCCCTCAAAACAATGCACCAACTGGGAGTACACAGACCCAGTCCCCTCCCAGCAACCCTTGCTGTGTATCCCATGGACGGCCCAGTGTGCTCCGATTGGTCACCAAGCAGGGGGACAACAAAGGACGACAGTTCTACACCTGCTCGCTCCCCAGGGAGACACAGTGCAAATTCTTTGAG TGGGCTGATACACACTTTCCATTCTGTAACCATGCAAAACGCTGCCTGATGAGGACTGTACTCAAACTAGGACCAAACAACGGCCGCAACTTTTACGTATGCAGTTTTACAAAGGGCAAGCAGTGTGATTTCTTCCAGTGGGCAGAAAATGGTCCTGGAATCTCCATCCTTCCTGGTTGCTGA
- the neil3 gene encoding endonuclease 8-like 3 isoform X1 — protein MVEGPGCTLNGEKIRSKVQRGQKVKEFRGSLTTNTQRNATNTISFQIFMGCQYTGVETLGKELFMYFGQRALRVHFGMDGSMRINPTDIKSRKGSPPVLEIHLTNDTVSFFDSTVEIRLTEDCEQRMRAMESLDVCSCKFSFSHAEETVRRQSCRMLCDVLLDQAVLPGVGNIIKNEALFDSGLHPSVKVNQLTDTQLHHLVKMTRDFTLLFYKCRKTGSALNKHYKVYKRPQCGQCNGAVTVCRLGANGRMTYFCDRCQTGDPSEVNVSKLPTRNTLVGWAYQGSMGSNDHVAKREEEEWACQLCTLINQPMSKACDACLTPRPELPKDNASLESSPFTRDLIKYPCNAFSKPQEGLKVNRRAAFGNTTLMFTDLSPKASRVNSPLPLSSTNSQLNSTARGLSKHNVCQGKRSSPNYASGGWQDKSVELSKGESTMVSYSQPHKKMRIDHSPFSVSNKPQNGTHHNLSPPQNNAPTGSTQTQSPPSNPCCVSHGRPSVLRLVTKQGDNKGRQFYTCSLPRETQCKFFEWADTHFPFCNHAKRCLMRTVLKLGPNNGRNFYVCSFTKGKQCDFFQWAENGPGISILPGC, from the exons ATGGTTGAGGGTCCAGGATGCACATTGAATGGAGAAAAGATCCGCTCGAAGGTCCAAAGAGGACAGAAGGTGAAAGAATTCAGGGGAAGCTTGACGACAAACACACAA AGGAATGCCACCAATACGATCTCCTTCCAGATATTCATGGGCTGTCAATACACAGGAGTTGAGACCCTTGGAAAGGAACTCTTCATGTACTTTGGCCAAAGAGCTCTGAG AGTCCACTTTGGTATGGATGGCTCTATGCGAATCAACCCCACTGACATCAAAAGCAGAAAGGGATCACCCCCTGTGCTGGAGATCCACCTGACCAATGACACAGTCTCCTTCTTTGACTCTACTGTGGAAATCAG ACTGACGGAGGACTGTGAACAGAGAATGAGAGCTATGGAGAGTCTGGATGTTTGCTCCTGTAAATTCAGCTTCTCCCACGCGGAGGAGActgtgaggaggcagagctgCAGGATGCTGTGTGATGTACTCCTAGACCAGGCCGTCCTACCAGGAGTGGGAAACATCATTAAGAACGAAGCCCTGTTTGACTCCGGTCTTCACCCTTCTGTTAAA GTCAATCAACTCACGGATACCCAGCTCCACCATCTTGTGAAAATGACACGAGATTTCACCCTCCTATTTTACAAG TGCCGTAAGACAGGCTCCGCTCTCAACAAACACTACAAGGTCTACAAACGGCCTCAGTGTGGTCAGTGCAATGGGGCCGTCACCGTCTGTCGCCTCGGGGCCAACGGAAGGATGACGTACTTCTGCGACCGCTGCCAGACTGGGGACCCAAGTGAGGTTAACGTGAG CAAACTCCCAACCAGGAACACATTAGTTGGCTGGGCTTACCAAGGCAGCATGGGGAGCAACGATCATGTGGccaagagggaggaagaggagtgggccTGTCAACTCTGCACTCTGATCAACCAGCCTATGAGCAAGGCCTGTGATGCCTGCCTGACCCCAAGGCCTGAGC TCCCCAAAGACAATGCCAGCCTCGAGAGTTCACCCTTCACCAGAGATCTGATCAAGTACCCCTGCAATGCCTTCTCCAAACCACAAGAGGGCCTGAAAGTCAACCGCAGGGCCGCATTCGGGAACACCACCCTGATGTTCACCGACCTCAGCCCAAAGGCGAGCCGCGTCAACTCTCCCCTTCCTCTATCCTCCACCAACAGTCAGTTAAATTCCACAGCAAGAGGTTTAAGTAAACACAATGTCTGCCAGGGAAAAAGAAGTAGTCCAAATTATGCCTCTGGTGGCTGGCAGGACAAAAGCGTGGAGCTCTCCAAAGGGGAATCAACAATGGTCTCCTACAGTCAGCCGCACAAGAAAATGAGAATTGATCACAGTCCCTTTTCTGTCAGTAACAAACCTCAAAATGGAACCCACCATAATTTGAG TCCCCCTCAAAACAATGCACCAACTGGGAGTACACAGACCCAGTCCCCTCCCAGCAACCCTTGCTGTGTATCCCATGGACGGCCCAGTGTGCTCCGATTGGTCACCAAGCAGGGGGACAACAAAGGACGACAGTTCTACACCTGCTCGCTCCCCAGGGAGACACAGTGCAAATTCTTTGAG TGGGCTGATACACACTTTCCATTCTGTAACCATGCAAAACGCTGCCTGATGAGGACTGTACTCAAACTAGGACCAAACAACGGCCGCAACTTTTACGTATGCAGTTTTACAAAGGGCAAGCAGTGTGATTTCTTCCAGTGGGCAGAAAATGGTCCTGGAATCTCCATCCTTCCTGGTTGCTGA